A window from Shewanella livingstonensis encodes these proteins:
- a CDS encoding calcium/sodium antiporter: MLVNILMLIVGLAVLVWSADRFVYGAAAFARNLGLPPMLIGLTIVAMGSSAPEMFVAATASMDGMRDTAIGNVLGSNIANITLILGLTALLGAISVGSRTLKREIPIMLAATIFAGYTLHDNVLTQAEGIMLIVILLLLMGYFIWQATHDKTPDSLDTELESEIPKDVPTFHAIIWLVIGIILLPLSASWMVDGAVGIAKFYGLSDLVIGLTIIAVGTSLPELAACIAGVLKKEHDLVIGNIVGSNLFNILAVLALPGLISPGEIDASASGRDFYMVLGTSAALAILVLSSGAKQQLTRWHGALLLITFIAYQIVVFQSH; this comes from the coding sequence ATGCTAGTTAATATCTTAATGTTAATTGTTGGCCTTGCTGTTTTAGTTTGGAGTGCGGATAGATTTGTTTATGGCGCGGCGGCGTTTGCGCGTAATTTAGGTTTGCCACCAATGCTAATTGGACTGACCATTGTTGCTATGGGTAGCTCTGCACCCGAAATGTTTGTTGCAGCCACAGCCTCAATGGATGGTATGCGTGATACTGCCATTGGCAACGTATTGGGTTCAAATATTGCTAACATTACTCTAATTTTAGGATTAACCGCCTTACTTGGCGCCATTAGCGTGGGATCAAGGACTTTAAAACGCGAGATCCCTATCATGCTAGCCGCGACAATATTTGCGGGCTACACCTTGCATGATAATGTGTTAACACAGGCAGAAGGTATCATGCTCATCGTGATACTTTTGCTGTTAATGGGATATTTTATTTGGCAAGCGACTCATGATAAAACTCCCGATAGCTTAGATACTGAACTTGAATCTGAGATCCCTAAAGATGTGCCAACCTTTCATGCTATCATTTGGCTAGTTATTGGTATTATATTACTGCCCCTATCGGCAAGTTGGATGGTAGATGGTGCCGTGGGTATTGCAAAATTTTATGGCCTATCGGACCTTGTTATTGGCTTAACCATCATCGCTGTGGGCACAAGCCTACCGGAATTAGCTGCTTGTATTGCTGGTGTGTTAAAAAAAGAGCATGACTTGGTCATTGGTAATATTGTTGGTTCGAACTTATTTAATATTCTTGCCGTACTGGCATTACCAGGGTTAATTTCACCTGGTGAAATAGATGCTTCAGCCAGTGGCAGAGACTTCTATATGGTCTTAGGCACCAGTGCGGCATTAGCCATTTTAGTGTTATCCAGTGGAGCCAAGCAACAACTGACTCGTTGGCATGGCGCACTATTATTAATCACCTTTATTGCGTACCAAATTGTTGTATTTCAATCACATTAG
- the ptsN gene encoding PTS IIA-like nitrogen regulatory protein PtsN produces the protein MELCTILQPECTTCATPGSKKKVLELISNLVAAQYPTLSSQEVFESLLAREKMGSTGIGNGIAIPHGRLTTIDHPIAIFVKCEEAIAFDAIDKQPVDILFALLVPADQCQQHLGTLSSMAKKLSDKQILKQLRKTHDSTELYQVITA, from the coding sequence ATGGAACTTTGTACCATTCTGCAGCCGGAATGCACTACCTGTGCCACACCGGGCAGTAAGAAAAAAGTACTGGAACTCATCAGCAATTTAGTCGCTGCCCAGTACCCAACCCTGTCTTCGCAAGAGGTTTTTGAAAGCCTATTAGCGAGAGAGAAAATGGGTAGCACAGGTATAGGAAATGGCATTGCGATACCTCATGGTCGGTTGACGACCATTGATCACCCTATTGCGATATTTGTTAAATGTGAAGAAGCCATTGCCTTTGATGCAATAGATAAGCAGCCCGTGGATATTTTATTTGCTTTGTTAGTACCAGCAGATCAGTGCCAGCAACATTTAGGCACATTATCGAGTATGGCTAAAAAGCTAAGCGATAAGCAAATATTGAAACAGCTTCGTAAAACTCACGACTCAACAGAACTTTATCAGGTTATAACTGCATGA
- the mgtE gene encoding magnesium transporter has protein sequence MGKEYLDNEITEQRLNQLAQALDSGLFVHARNMLHTMSPNDVALILESSPPKNRQVLWQLIDQQYAGEILDELGEELKDSLISSMTPEKLAQATIGMDTDDLAYILRSLPDTVYKKVLKSMRSQDRDRVEQALRYPDDTAGSIMNTDTVTLRPDVNIEVVLRYLRQRGNLPDTTDTLYVVDRQDHVLGGVRLVDLLTCDPSVTVRSIMDTELESIPVEMSDKDVAQKFERLDWISAPVVDSQAKLLGRITIDDIIDVIREDAEHSMMGMAGMDDDEDTFGPVLKSTLRRSLWLTINLFAALLASSVSNMFEGTLEQFATIAILMTIVPSMGGVAGNQTLALVIRGIALGHIGQSNSRWLIGKELGIGLLNGIMWSVLVFFAVWLWKDDIALGGLIGSAMLINMTVAGFAGATIPIMLKKLNIDPALAGGMVLTTVTDVVGLFAFLGLATLYLVH, from the coding sequence ATGGGTAAAGAGTACCTAGACAATGAGATAACAGAACAACGACTCAATCAACTTGCTCAAGCGCTAGACAGTGGTTTGTTTGTCCATGCTCGTAATATGTTACATACCATGTCGCCTAACGATGTCGCGCTCATTCTCGAATCATCACCGCCCAAAAATCGACAGGTATTATGGCAACTCATTGATCAACAATATGCGGGTGAAATTCTTGACGAATTAGGTGAAGAACTCAAAGATTCACTCATTAGCAGCATGACACCAGAAAAACTTGCTCAAGCCACAATCGGAATGGACACCGATGACCTTGCTTATATTCTCCGAAGCTTACCCGATACTGTTTACAAGAAAGTACTCAAATCAATGCGAAGCCAAGACCGGGACAGAGTAGAACAGGCACTGCGTTACCCTGATGATACCGCTGGCAGTATCATGAACACCGATACTGTCACCCTTAGGCCCGATGTGAATATCGAAGTGGTATTGCGCTATTTACGTCAACGAGGAAATTTGCCCGACACTACCGACACCTTATATGTTGTCGACCGTCAAGATCATGTTTTAGGCGGAGTCAGGTTAGTCGATTTACTAACATGCGATCCTAGCGTCACAGTTCGCAGTATTATGGACACAGAGTTAGAAAGTATTCCGGTTGAGATGTCTGATAAAGATGTCGCACAAAAATTTGAACGACTCGATTGGATATCCGCTCCTGTCGTCGATAGCCAAGCAAAATTACTTGGACGGATCACTATCGATGATATTATCGATGTGATCCGTGAAGATGCCGAACATTCAATGATGGGTATGGCAGGGATGGATGATGATGAGGATACCTTTGGTCCAGTGCTAAAAAGCACCCTAAGACGCTCTCTATGGTTAACGATTAACTTATTTGCTGCCTTACTTGCCTCATCTGTCAGTAATATGTTTGAGGGCACCTTGGAGCAGTTTGCTACTATCGCGATTTTAATGACTATCGTTCCAAGTATGGGCGGCGTTGCCGGCAATCAAACTTTAGCACTGGTGATCCGTGGTATTGCACTTGGACATATTGGCCAAAGTAATTCACGTTGGTTGATAGGCAAAGAGCTCGGTATCGGATTGCTCAACGGCATAATGTGGTCTGTGTTGGTTTTTTTTGCAGTATGGCTGTGGAAAGACGACATCGCGTTAGGCGGATTAATTGGCAGTGCTATGCTGATTAATATGACAGTGGCAGGCTTTGCTGGCGCTACCATTCCAATCATGCTCAAAAAGCTCAATATCGACCCTGCACTTGCTGGAGGCATGGTACTTACCACAGTGACAGATGTGGTTGGCTTATTTGCATTTTTAGGTTTGGCGACACTGTATCTCGTGCACTAG
- the rapZ gene encoding RNase adapter RapZ → MKLVIVSGRSGSGKSVALRVLEDLGYYCVDNLPLPLIGTLLAQLKGSNDLVAISVDVRNIAEQGKVLQDQLALLEDDTEIISFFLNSNDKVLLKRYSETRRLHPLSKNHISLQEAIKLEGHLLEPIAKIVDHYIDTSALNIYELSDQVRQILLGSVDKELVINFESFGFKHGMPTEADFMFDVRFLPNPHWEIELRPFTGLDEPVQEFLGRQPLVNKFIWQIENLFETWMPHLERNNRSYLTIAIGCTGGQHRSVYIADQLAKRFRQGSKHTVNARHRELKISGTNS, encoded by the coding sequence ATGAAACTTGTCATAGTATCGGGACGTTCAGGCTCAGGAAAGTCCGTTGCCCTGAGAGTATTAGAAGACCTAGGATATTATTGTGTTGATAATTTGCCTTTACCACTTATTGGCACATTACTAGCCCAGCTAAAGGGCAGTAATGATTTAGTGGCGATTAGTGTTGATGTGCGTAACATTGCTGAACAAGGCAAAGTGCTGCAAGACCAATTAGCCCTACTTGAAGATGACACTGAAATTATCAGCTTCTTTTTAAATTCTAATGATAAAGTATTACTTAAGCGCTACAGCGAAACACGTCGATTACACCCGTTATCTAAAAATCATATTTCACTGCAAGAAGCGATAAAACTAGAAGGCCATTTACTTGAGCCAATCGCAAAAATTGTTGACCATTACATAGATACTTCTGCACTGAACATCTACGAATTAAGCGATCAGGTTAGGCAAATATTATTAGGCAGTGTCGATAAAGAGTTAGTGATTAACTTTGAATCTTTTGGCTTTAAGCACGGCATGCCAACTGAAGCTGACTTTATGTTTGATGTGCGCTTCCTGCCTAATCCACACTGGGAAATAGAGCTGCGTCCCTTTACAGGTTTAGATGAACCAGTACAAGAATTCTTAGGTCGACAACCATTGGTTAATAAGTTTATCTGGCAAATTGAAAATCTATTTGAAACCTGGATGCCGCATTTAGAACGCAACAATCGCAGCTACCTTACCATCGCTATTGGATGTACTGGTGGCCAGCATCGTTCGGTATATATTGCAGACCAATTAGCAAAACGATTTAGACAAGGCAGTAAACATACTGTTAATGCTCGCCACAGAGAATTAAAGATAAGTGGTACCAATAGCTAA
- a CDS encoding transposase has product MYISSTKQYSVDLQTQVINEVKNHKRLLSDVAKQYGVSAKTVYQWIRNSDARQTESKGAIVSEIAYLQQKIALLSQQLQTMAS; this is encoded by the coding sequence ATGTATATATCTAGTACAAAACAGTATTCAGTGGACTTACAGACACAAGTGATTAATGAAGTCAAAAACCACAAGCGCTTATTGTCTGATGTGGCTAAACAATACGGTGTCTCAGCTAAAACAGTTTACCAATGGATAAGAAATAGCGATGCTCGTCAAACAGAAAGTAAAGGAGCTATCGTATCAGAAATAGCTTATTTACAACAAAAAATTGCCCTGTTAAGCCAGCAATTACAAACAATGGCAAGTTAG
- the lptC gene encoding LPS export ABC transporter periplasmic protein LptC: MNRITLGIVVFFGLAFLLYWQAQIKRSELDAVKVRGIERPDFIADNLRTTEFNQFGFVESRVSAEHMEHYASSDITHFTKPVYLIYPENGKAQWKLTADKGQLNKNTSKVILEKNVIIDAIDIEEPLQSLSTQAIAVDLTTMIGTSQEMVYIKGKGFIIQGLGLHADLNSQKLSLLSQVEGTYEPH; this comes from the coding sequence ATGAATAGAATCACCCTAGGTATTGTGGTTTTTTTTGGGCTTGCTTTTTTATTGTACTGGCAAGCACAAATAAAGCGTAGTGAACTGGACGCGGTGAAAGTGCGCGGTATTGAGCGCCCAGACTTTATTGCGGATAATCTCCGCACCACTGAATTCAATCAATTCGGTTTTGTCGAAAGTCGAGTCAGTGCAGAACATATGGAGCATTACGCTTCAAGTGACATCACTCACTTTACTAAACCTGTCTACCTTATTTACCCTGAAAATGGTAAAGCACAATGGAAATTAACGGCAGACAAAGGACAGCTGAATAAAAATACCAGCAAAGTCATATTAGAAAAAAATGTTATTATTGATGCCATTGATATAGAAGAACCTCTACAGTCATTGAGTACCCAAGCTATTGCCGTGGACTTAACCACCATGATAGGTACTTCGCAAGAGATGGTGTACATCAAAGGCAAAGGGTTTATTATTCAAGGTTTAGGCTTGCATGCCGACTTGAATTCGCAAAAATTATCGCTACTTAGCCAGGTAGAAGGAACATATGAGCCACATTAA
- the lptB gene encoding LPS export ABC transporter ATP-binding protein, with amino-acid sequence MTQITLTAENLAKSYKARQVVKDVSLTVKTGQIVGLLGPNGAGKTTTFYMVVGLVKSDKGRILIDDDDLTADPMHLRARKGIGYLPQEASIFRKLTVYDNIMAVLQTRKELSTDQRIEQVEHLLEEFHITHIRDSQGMSLSGGERRRVEIARALAANPKFILLDEPFAGVDPISVIDIKKIIQQLKNRGLGVLITDHNVRETLDVCERAYIVSQGNLIAEGTPEEILSNQQVRAVYLGEQFKL; translated from the coding sequence ATGACCCAAATAACGTTAACTGCTGAAAATCTAGCTAAAAGCTATAAAGCTCGTCAAGTTGTCAAAGATGTGAGTTTAACGGTTAAAACCGGCCAAATTGTTGGTCTTTTAGGCCCAAATGGTGCAGGTAAAACAACCACTTTTTATATGGTGGTGGGCTTAGTAAAAAGCGATAAAGGTCGGATCCTCATTGATGATGACGACCTTACAGCCGACCCAATGCATTTGCGCGCCCGCAAAGGTATAGGTTACTTACCACAAGAAGCCAGTATTTTCCGCAAGCTCACCGTATACGACAATATTATGGCCGTGTTGCAAACTCGCAAAGAGCTCAGTACCGACCAACGTATTGAGCAAGTAGAACATTTGTTAGAAGAATTTCATATCACCCACATTCGCGACAGCCAAGGCATGTCCTTGTCGGGTGGAGAGCGTCGCCGAGTTGAAATTGCACGCGCTTTAGCGGCTAATCCCAAATTTATTTTACTCGATGAGCCCTTTGCGGGTGTTGACCCTATTTCGGTCATCGACATAAAAAAAATTATTCAACAACTTAAAAATCGCGGTTTAGGGGTATTAATTACCGACCATAACGTCCGTGAAACCTTAGACGTTTGTGAGCGAGCTTATATTGTTAGCCAAGGCAATTTAATTGCCGAAGGTACACCTGAAGAGATATTGAGCAATCAACAAGTTCGTGCTGTGTACTTAGGTGAACAATTCAAGCTATAG
- the hpf gene encoding ribosome hibernation promoting factor has product MQINLTGRHVDITESLREYVQGKFSKLERHFDQIHNVHVVLNVEKLQQKAEAKINLNGAEIFAMSESNDMYAAIDALIDKLDRQVIKHKEKYTKH; this is encoded by the coding sequence ATGCAAATAAATTTAACTGGGCGTCATGTCGACATAACCGAATCTTTACGTGAATACGTGCAAGGTAAATTTTCAAAGCTTGAACGGCACTTCGATCAGATCCATAATGTACACGTTGTGCTCAATGTAGAAAAATTACAACAAAAAGCAGAAGCTAAAATCAACCTTAATGGTGCAGAGATTTTTGCCATGTCAGAAAGTAATGATATGTATGCTGCTATAGACGCCCTGATCGATAAACTCGACCGTCAGGTAATTAAACACAAAGAGAAGTATACAAAACACTAA
- a CDS encoding RNA polymerase factor sigma-54, translating to MKASLQLKMGQHLTMTPQLQQAIRLLQLSSLELQQEIQQALDSNPLLEIEDEFPEAKDPIKEHRDQADTDFSDNSIVNVEKDTSTVDTAESMTKETMDDLAMDTTWDEVYTASPMSGSGSASMRDDDMPFQGETTEGLYEHLEWQKNLTPFSETDLAIATAIIDAIDERGYLTQSTEDILEAMGDENVELDEVEAVLKRIQHFDPVGVAARDLSECLIIQLAQYANTTPHIDNARLLIKNYLDLIAGRDFRLLMRKTKLKENELRDAITLIQSLNPRPGLLITAIDDEYVIPDVTVLKKNGRWVVELNPDNMPKIGVNQQYAAMARNSKSSSDSQFIRGHLQEAKWFIKSIESRNDTLLKVANCIVKFQQGFFEYGEEAMKPMVLNDIAEAVEMHESTISRVTTQKYMHTPRGLFELKYFFSSHVSTDDGGECSSTAIRAFIKKLVAAENQKKPLSDSKMAQLLAEQGINVARRTIAKYREAMMIPPSNQRKSL from the coding sequence ATGAAAGCGTCACTCCAACTTAAAATGGGTCAACACTTAACCATGACCCCACAATTGCAGCAAGCCATTCGCTTACTGCAATTATCGTCATTGGAGCTACAGCAAGAAATCCAACAAGCATTGGATTCAAATCCATTACTTGAAATAGAAGATGAGTTTCCTGAAGCAAAAGATCCCATAAAAGAACATCGTGACCAAGCTGATACCGACTTTAGTGACAACAGCATAGTCAATGTTGAAAAAGACACCTCCACAGTCGACACAGCAGAATCCATGACCAAAGAAACCATGGATGATTTAGCCATGGATACCACATGGGATGAGGTCTATACCGCCTCACCGATGTCGGGTTCAGGCAGTGCGAGCATGCGCGATGATGACATGCCTTTCCAAGGTGAAACTACCGAAGGTTTGTATGAACATTTAGAATGGCAAAAAAATCTTACGCCATTTTCAGAGACCGATTTGGCGATTGCTACAGCCATTATTGATGCCATAGATGAACGCGGCTATTTAACCCAAAGCACTGAAGACATTCTCGAAGCCATGGGCGATGAAAATGTTGAGCTCGATGAAGTTGAAGCAGTATTAAAACGCATTCAACACTTTGACCCCGTTGGCGTTGCTGCACGTGATTTAAGTGAATGTTTGATCATTCAATTAGCCCAATATGCCAATACAACACCACATATTGATAATGCTCGACTGCTAATTAAAAACTATTTAGATTTAATTGCTGGCCGTGATTTCAGATTATTAATGCGTAAAACTAAGCTAAAAGAAAATGAATTGCGTGATGCCATCACCCTAATCCAGTCACTCAATCCCCGTCCGGGCTTATTAATTACCGCCATTGATGACGAATACGTCATCCCAGATGTCACAGTACTAAAGAAAAATGGCCGTTGGGTTGTAGAGTTAAATCCAGACAATATGCCTAAGATTGGCGTTAATCAGCAATATGCCGCGATGGCCAGAAATAGTAAAAGCTCATCTGACAGTCAATTTATTCGCGGTCACTTGCAAGAGGCTAAATGGTTTATTAAAAGTATCGAAAGCCGCAATGATACCTTACTCAAGGTAGCCAACTGCATTGTGAAATTTCAGCAAGGCTTCTTTGAATATGGTGAAGAAGCTATGAAGCCTATGGTACTTAATGACATAGCTGAAGCGGTAGAAATGCATGAATCAACTATTTCGCGTGTCACCACACAGAAATATATGCACACTCCTCGTGGGCTATTTGAACTAAAATACTTCTTCTCTAGTCATGTCAGCACAGATGATGGCGGGGAATGCTCATCAACAGCCATTCGTGCTTTTATCAAAAAGCTGGTTGCTGCAGAAAACCAGAAAAAACCGTTAAGTGACAGTAAAATGGCTCAACTTCTGGCAGAACAGGGCATAAACGTTGCTCGTCGTACGATTGCAAAATACCGTGAAGCAATGATGATCCCGCCCTCAAACCAACGTAAGAGTTTATAA
- the lptA gene encoding lipopolysaccharide transport periplasmic protein LptA, protein MSHINRLHTRANVMLLSSILCILSLPAAAKQGDLKQELKIASVSQSADIKNNQIVFNGPVTIVQGTININADELRAFTPENSTSKRLIATGSPATFSQELDDGQIGTASADEISYDLATTTLTLTGNAKLDQSGSQVTGNRIKYNINAQELIAESTGKGPDRVITIIQPENFQDETAPKQQLPEIPVNKQIKP, encoded by the coding sequence ATGAGCCACATTAATCGTCTCCACACTCGCGCCAATGTTATGTTGTTAAGCAGCATACTTTGTATACTGAGTTTGCCTGCTGCGGCGAAACAAGGTGATCTTAAACAAGAATTAAAAATCGCTTCGGTCAGTCAATCTGCCGACATTAAAAACAACCAAATTGTCTTTAATGGTCCGGTTACTATTGTCCAAGGCACCATTAATATCAATGCCGATGAACTACGAGCGTTTACCCCCGAAAACAGTACCAGTAAACGGCTTATCGCTACAGGCTCACCAGCAACGTTTTCGCAAGAATTAGATGACGGCCAAATTGGTACTGCCAGTGCTGACGAAATTAGTTATGACCTAGCTACGACCACACTCACATTGACAGGTAATGCTAAACTGGATCAATCAGGCAGCCAAGTTACTGGTAATCGAATTAAGTACAATATCAATGCGCAAGAGTTGATTGCTGAAAGCACTGGTAAAGGACCAGATCGAGTGATTACCATCATTCAACCTGAGAACTTCCAAGACGAGACTGCACCTAAACAACAACTCCCTGAAATTCCGGTTAACAAGCAGATCAAACCATGA
- a CDS encoding HPr family phosphocarrier protein — protein MIKLERQVTISNKLGLHARAATKLAVLAYDFDANITLTQGDKNASAASVLGLLMLESGIGKIITVTAQGPDAEVALNAVCDLINAKFDESC, from the coding sequence ATGATCAAACTTGAACGCCAAGTTACCATTTCAAATAAATTAGGACTACATGCCCGAGCAGCAACAAAATTAGCGGTTTTAGCCTATGATTTTGATGCCAATATTACCTTAACTCAAGGCGATAAAAATGCCAGTGCAGCGAGCGTACTGGGGTTGTTAATGCTTGAAAGTGGCATAGGAAAAATTATCACGGTAACGGCACAAGGTCCAGATGCCGAAGTAGCATTAAACGCAGTGTGTGATCTCATCAATGCAAAATTTGATGAGTCTTGCTAA
- the kdsC gene encoding 3-deoxy-manno-octulosonate-8-phosphatase KdsC, which produces MSESTECQQGFYGPISNDIWQRAQKIKLLICDVDGVFSDGRIYLSNAGEELKAFHTRDGYGVRSLLTSNIHVAVITGRKSKIVDTRMTALGIQHIYQGIDNKFEPFEQLMSLYNVSADEVAYIGDDMVDLPVMKAVGLAVCVGDGHPFVKQHCHMTTTLNGGHGALRELTDLLLLSQDKFDSAHGMSI; this is translated from the coding sequence ATGTCAGAATCAACCGAGTGTCAGCAAGGATTTTACGGCCCTATCAGCAATGATATTTGGCAACGAGCACAGAAAATCAAATTGTTAATCTGTGATGTCGATGGGGTATTTTCAGATGGACGAATTTACCTCAGTAACGCCGGTGAAGAACTCAAAGCCTTTCACACACGAGACGGTTATGGTGTTCGCTCACTGCTTACTAGCAACATTCATGTTGCCGTTATTACCGGTCGTAAATCAAAAATTGTCGACACCCGTATGACGGCATTAGGTATCCAACATATTTATCAAGGTATTGATAATAAGTTTGAGCCGTTTGAGCAGCTTATGTCGCTGTATAATGTTAGTGCAGATGAAGTAGCTTACATTGGCGATGACATGGTAGACCTTCCGGTAATGAAAGCCGTAGGATTAGCGGTTTGTGTCGGTGATGGTCATCCGTTTGTGAAACAACACTGTCATATGACAACGACCCTTAATGGCGGACATGGCGCGCTTCGTGAACTCACCGATTTATTATTATTAAGCCAAGACAAATTTGATAGCGCTCATGGCATGAGTATATGA
- a CDS encoding KpsF/GutQ family sugar-phosphate isomerase codes for MVNQTQFRQWGRKVIDIEKAALDNLYQYVDSVEFDQACQLIMQCKGKVIVMGMGKSGHIGNKISATFASTGTPAFFVHPGEASHGDLGALAKNDIVLAISNSGESSEILTLMPVIQRMGVPVIAVTGKPDSNMARLSKIHLCIAVQEEACPLGLAPTSSTTATLAMGDALAIALLQAKGFTRDDFALSHPGGSLGRKLLLKVDDVMHKGDDLPIVHNDICITDALYEISKKGLGMTAIVDCATKLVGIFTDGDLRRVIDAEVNLRTTPIAQVMTKNCVTCPSGILAAQALQIMDEKSINGLIVVNEKHQPIGALNMLDMVKAGVI; via the coding sequence ATGGTAAATCAAACTCAATTTCGTCAGTGGGGCCGTAAAGTCATTGATATTGAAAAAGCTGCCTTAGATAATTTATATCAATATGTTGACTCTGTTGAGTTTGACCAAGCATGTCAATTAATCATGCAGTGCAAAGGCAAAGTGATTGTCATGGGCATGGGCAAATCAGGTCATATTGGCAATAAAATTTCGGCGACCTTTGCCAGTACCGGTACACCAGCATTTTTTGTACATCCTGGTGAAGCCAGTCATGGTGATTTAGGTGCATTGGCTAAGAACGATATTGTACTCGCTATTTCTAACTCTGGTGAGTCGAGCGAAATACTCACATTAATGCCAGTAATACAACGTATGGGCGTACCTGTTATTGCCGTCACAGGTAAACCAGACTCTAATATGGCGCGTTTATCTAAAATTCATTTATGCATTGCCGTTCAAGAAGAAGCTTGCCCATTAGGATTAGCTCCAACCTCTAGCACTACTGCAACCTTAGCAATGGGTGATGCATTAGCCATTGCCCTATTGCAAGCAAAAGGCTTTACTCGAGATGACTTTGCCTTGTCACACCCGGGAGGATCTCTTGGGCGAAAATTATTGTTAAAAGTCGATGATGTTATGCACAAAGGCGATGATTTACCTATAGTCCATAATGATATTTGCATCACTGATGCGCTTTATGAAATATCTAAAAAAGGCCTTGGTATGACCGCTATCGTTGACTGTGCTACTAAACTTGTAGGTATTTTTACCGATGGTGATTTACGCCGAGTTATCGATGCCGAAGTAAACCTTCGAACCACGCCGATAGCCCAGGTTATGACTAAAAACTGTGTAACTTGCCCTAGCGGTATTTTAGCGGCACAAGCACTACAAATCATGGATGAAAAAAGCATCAATGGACTGATTGTCGTCAATGAAAAACATCAACCGATCGGGGCATTAAACATGCTCGATATGGTTAAAGCAGGAGTCATTTAA